A DNA window from Actinomadura coerulea contains the following coding sequences:
- a CDS encoding methyltransferase domain-containing protein: MNSKRVRGGSRVRSAVLWDALRAVLDRITPEAGLSDVVDVGGGTGGFAVPLAELGHRVTVVDANPDALAALERRAAEAGVRVRAVQGDAVDLPDLLGPDAADLVLCHSVLEYVDDPDAAVAALTGALRPGGSVSVLVAGQIAAALHRAVSGHFDDARRVLTDPSGRWGEGDRMPRRFTRESLSELVGGAGLRVAELHGVRIFADLVPSGLLDGDADSADALIALESVAAVHPVLRDLATQLHLVADKPAG, from the coding sequence ATGAACTCGAAGCGGGTGAGGGGCGGCAGCCGGGTGCGCAGTGCCGTCCTGTGGGACGCTCTGCGCGCGGTCCTCGACCGCATCACTCCCGAGGCCGGCCTGAGCGATGTCGTGGACGTCGGCGGGGGAACCGGCGGGTTCGCCGTTCCGCTCGCCGAGCTGGGGCACCGGGTCACCGTGGTCGACGCCAACCCGGACGCGCTCGCCGCGCTGGAGCGCCGGGCCGCCGAGGCCGGGGTGCGGGTGCGCGCCGTCCAGGGCGACGCGGTCGACCTGCCCGACCTGCTCGGCCCGGACGCCGCCGACCTCGTGCTGTGCCACAGCGTCCTTGAGTACGTCGACGATCCGGACGCGGCGGTGGCGGCGCTGACCGGCGCCCTCCGCCCCGGCGGCTCGGTCAGCGTCCTGGTGGCGGGGCAGATCGCGGCCGCGCTGCACCGGGCGGTGTCCGGGCACTTCGACGACGCGCGGCGGGTGCTGACGGACCCGTCCGGGCGGTGGGGCGAGGGCGACCGGATGCCCCGCCGGTTCACCCGCGAGTCGCTGTCGGAGCTGGTGGGCGGCGCCGGGCTGCGGGTCGCCGAGCTGCACGGCGTCCGGATCTTCGCCGACCTGGTGCCGAGCGGCCTGCTGGACGGCGACGCCGACTCCGCGGACGCGCTGATCGCGCTGGAGTCCGTCGCGGCCGTCCATCCCGTCCTGCGGGACCTCGCCACCCAGCTGCACCTGGTGGCGGACAAACCGGCCGGCTAG
- a CDS encoding flavin monoamine oxidase family protein, translating into MTRVSRRRLLGTGALTAAGAVVTAAAAPSAAARTAPLAAPLTADVVIVGAGLSGLTAARDLVAAGRSVVVLEARDRPGGRVYGMPLGDGTTNEGGAEFIGPTQDRIAALAKDMGVDTYATYNEGKNVYYRDGKRSLYATDGLLGAVPPDWGVVDLELALLKLGAMVKEVPVGEPWKAARAEEWDAQTFYTWSRSNSLSSGARFLMDAFASSTLSMRSQEVSLLYLLNYAASAGNEANPGTIDRLINTRGGAQESRFAGGSQEVPIRLAARLGDIVHYNAPVRSIATGAGGATVTAEGITVSAKRVVVAMSPAIAGRIDFSPALPASRAQLAQRYPMGSVAKFVAVYDTPFWRADGLTGQAVADGGAIDATFDNSPPDGSRGILMGFMNQANIRRLDGAPAADVRAAGLASFTRLFGDKAANPKLTAFQRWDNETWSGGGPVGVAPPGALTAFGPALREPCGPIHWAGTETSGYWTGYMDGAVRSGERVAEEVDAAL; encoded by the coding sequence TTGACCCGAGTCAGCCGTAGAAGACTGCTGGGCACAGGCGCGCTCACCGCCGCGGGAGCGGTCGTCACCGCGGCCGCGGCGCCCTCCGCCGCCGCCCGCACGGCGCCCCTCGCCGCGCCCCTCACCGCCGACGTGGTGATCGTCGGCGCCGGGCTCTCCGGCCTCACCGCCGCCCGCGACCTCGTCGCGGCGGGCCGGTCCGTGGTCGTGCTGGAGGCGCGGGACCGCCCCGGCGGCCGCGTCTACGGGATGCCGCTCGGCGACGGCACCACCAACGAGGGCGGCGCCGAGTTCATCGGACCGACGCAGGACCGCATCGCCGCGCTCGCCAAGGACATGGGCGTCGACACCTACGCCACCTACAACGAGGGCAAGAACGTCTACTACCGGGACGGCAAGCGGTCGCTGTACGCGACCGACGGCCTGCTCGGCGCGGTTCCGCCGGACTGGGGCGTGGTCGACCTGGAGCTGGCGCTGCTGAAGCTCGGCGCCATGGTCAAGGAGGTGCCGGTCGGCGAGCCGTGGAAGGCGGCCAGGGCCGAGGAATGGGACGCGCAGACGTTCTACACCTGGTCGCGGTCCAACTCCCTGAGCAGCGGCGCGCGGTTCCTGATGGACGCGTTCGCCTCCTCCACCCTGTCGATGCGCTCGCAGGAGGTCTCGCTGCTCTACCTGCTGAACTACGCGGCCTCGGCGGGCAACGAGGCCAACCCGGGGACGATCGACCGGCTGATCAACACCAGGGGCGGGGCGCAGGAGTCGCGGTTCGCCGGCGGCTCGCAGGAGGTGCCGATCCGGCTGGCGGCGCGGCTCGGGGACATCGTCCACTACAACGCGCCGGTCCGGTCGATCGCCACCGGGGCGGGCGGCGCGACGGTGACCGCCGAGGGGATCACGGTGTCGGCCAAGCGGGTCGTGGTCGCGATGTCCCCGGCGATCGCGGGGAGGATCGACTTCTCGCCCGCGCTGCCCGCGAGCCGGGCGCAGCTCGCGCAGCGCTACCCGATGGGCTCGGTGGCCAAGTTCGTCGCCGTCTATGACACGCCGTTCTGGCGGGCGGACGGGCTGACCGGGCAGGCCGTGGCCGACGGCGGCGCCATCGACGCGACGTTCGACAACAGCCCCCCGGACGGGTCGCGGGGCATCCTGATGGGCTTCATGAACCAGGCCAACATCAGGAGGCTGGACGGCGCACCGGCCGCGGACGTCCGGGCGGCGGGTCTCGCCTCGTTCACCAGGCTGTTCGGCGACAAGGCCGCGAACCCGAAGCTGACCGCCTTCCAGCGCTGGGACAACGAGACGTGGAGCGGCGGGGGCCCCGTCGGCGTCGCCCCGCCGGGCGCGCTCACCGCGTTCGGCCCGGCGCTGCGGGAGCCGTGCGGCCCGATCCACTGGGCGGGCACCGAGACGTCCGGCTACTGGACGGGCTACATGGACGGCGCCGTCCGCTCCGGCGAGCGCGTCGCCGAGGAGGTCGACGCGGCGCTCTGA
- a CDS encoding DNA polymerase IV: MSRKQQLHRPGPQPGPPADDTGCAILHVDMDAFFVSVELLERPELRGRPVVVGGAGPRGVVSAASYEARRFGVHSAMPMTRARRLCPQAVVLPASHGKYGRVSAAVFEIFRSVTPLVEGLSLDEAFLDVAGARRRLGRPAEIAQLIRDQVRDQQGITCSVGVASTKFVAKLASTRCKPDGLLVVPADGAVGFLHPLPVASLWGVGERTEQALARLGLRTVGQLAQVPLATLRRELGNALGAHLHELAWGRDPREVVPHTPDKSIGAEETFDTDVDDPEVIRRELLRLAERVGARLRESGNAGRTVSVKLRMADFKTITRARTLAEPTDLARVIYVTARELYEASGLERVRLRLVGVRVENLGPAGEAPRQLALDEPESGWREAERAMDQVAHRFGRGAVRPAALVRRAAEGDAGDGRDGRQ; encoded by the coding sequence GTGAGCCGCAAGCAGCAGCTGCACCGGCCCGGGCCGCAGCCGGGCCCGCCCGCCGACGACACCGGCTGCGCCATCCTGCACGTCGACATGGACGCCTTCTTCGTCAGCGTCGAGCTGCTGGAGCGGCCCGAACTGCGCGGGCGTCCCGTCGTCGTGGGCGGAGCGGGGCCGCGCGGCGTGGTGTCGGCGGCCTCCTACGAGGCCCGCCGGTTCGGAGTGCACTCGGCGATGCCGATGACGCGGGCGCGGCGGCTGTGCCCGCAGGCCGTGGTGCTGCCGGCGAGCCACGGCAAGTACGGCCGCGTGTCCGCCGCGGTGTTCGAGATCTTCCGCTCCGTCACGCCGCTGGTCGAGGGCCTGTCGCTGGACGAGGCCTTCCTGGACGTGGCGGGCGCCCGGCGGCGGCTGGGCCGCCCCGCCGAGATCGCGCAGCTCATCCGCGACCAGGTGCGCGACCAGCAGGGCATCACCTGCTCGGTCGGCGTCGCGAGCACCAAGTTCGTCGCGAAGCTGGCCTCGACCCGGTGCAAGCCCGACGGGCTGCTCGTGGTGCCGGCCGACGGCGCCGTCGGCTTCCTGCATCCGCTGCCCGTGGCGTCCCTCTGGGGCGTCGGGGAGCGGACGGAGCAGGCGCTCGCCCGGCTCGGCCTGCGCACCGTCGGGCAGCTCGCCCAGGTGCCCCTCGCCACGCTGCGGCGCGAGCTCGGCAACGCGCTCGGCGCGCACCTGCACGAGCTGGCGTGGGGGCGCGACCCGCGCGAGGTCGTCCCGCACACGCCCGACAAGAGCATCGGCGCCGAGGAGACCTTCGACACCGACGTCGACGATCCCGAGGTCATCCGGCGGGAGTTGCTGCGGCTGGCGGAGAGGGTCGGCGCGCGGCTGCGCGAGAGCGGGAACGCCGGCCGGACGGTCAGCGTCAAACTGCGGATGGCCGACTTCAAGACGATCACGCGGGCGCGCACGCTGGCCGAGCCGACCGACCTGGCTCGTGTGATCTATGTCACAGCCCGCGAGCTGTACGAGGCGTCGGGCCTGGAACGGGTACGACTCCGTCTGGTCGGGGTGCGGGTCGAGAACCTGGGTCCCGCCGGCGAGGCCCCCCGTCAGCTCGCCCTCGACGAGCCGGAAAGCGGCTGGCGTGAGGCCGAGCGAGCCATGGATCAGGTCGCGCACCGGTTCGGGCGCGGCGCGGTGCGCCCCGCCGCGCTGGTTCGGCGTGCGGCGGAGGGTGACGCAGGGGACGGCAGGGACGGAAGACAATGA
- a CDS encoding DUF3040 domain-containing protein, with amino-acid sequence MPLSEHEQRMLEQIESALYAEDPKFAHAVRSTNPQVHYKRRIVKAALGFAVGVCALMAGLVINAGTVTIAVSVTGFLLMVVCCVWALTSWKRMTGIGNEPARGGGRQARPAKAGFMERMEERWRRRTEGD; translated from the coding sequence GTGCCGCTGTCTGAGCACGAGCAGCGCATGCTCGAACAGATCGAATCGGCCTTGTACGCCGAGGATCCCAAGTTCGCTCACGCGGTTCGCTCGACCAACCCCCAGGTCCATTACAAGCGCCGGATCGTCAAGGCTGCCCTCGGCTTCGCGGTGGGCGTGTGCGCGCTGATGGCCGGGCTCGTGATCAACGCCGGGACCGTCACGATCGCCGTGAGCGTGACGGGCTTCCTGCTGATGGTCGTGTGCTGCGTCTGGGCGCTGACGAGCTGGAAGCGGATGACGGGCATCGGCAACGAGCCCGCGCGCGGAGGCGGCCGCCAGGCGCGTCCCGCCAAGGCGGGCTTCATGGAGCGCATGGAGGAACGCTGGCGCCGCCGCACCGAGGGTGACTGA
- the nusB gene encoding transcription antitermination factor NusB, protein MAARTKARKLALDILFAAELREEEPTAVLAARGRPNQDELAEYPHAVRLIEGVQENRERIDELLATYATGWTLERMPVVDRNILRMGAFELLWVDDVPDGVAVSEAVGLATELSTDESPRFVNGLLSRLQQLKPSLSL, encoded by the coding sequence ATGGCAGCGCGCACCAAGGCCAGGAAGCTCGCCCTCGACATCCTGTTCGCCGCCGAGCTGCGGGAGGAGGAGCCGACGGCGGTGCTCGCCGCCCGCGGCCGCCCGAACCAGGACGAGCTCGCCGAGTACCCGCACGCCGTCCGGCTGATCGAGGGCGTCCAGGAGAACCGGGAGCGCATCGACGAGCTGCTCGCCACCTACGCGACCGGCTGGACGCTCGAACGCATGCCCGTCGTCGACCGCAACATCCTGCGGATGGGCGCGTTCGAACTCCTGTGGGTCGACGACGTCCCCGACGGCGTCGCGGTGAGCGAGGCGGTGGGTCTCGCCACCGAACTGTCCACCGACGAGTCCCCCCGCTTCGTCAACGGCCTCCTCTCCCGCCTCCAACAACTAAAGCCTTCGTTGAGTCTGTAA
- a CDS encoding DUF58 domain-containing protein, giving the protein MRRALAGLTTRGRSFVAAGATAIVCAVALGERDLLRAGVLVLALPLLCTIAVARTRYRLACARRLEPARLPVGHESRVDLRLENVSRLPSGLLMVEDRVPYALGGRARFVLERIEPHAFRELGYRIRSDVRGRFRVGPLTVRLADPFGMVELVRSFSLSDTLTVTPSIVPLPPSRLSGAWTGGGDSVARAVSAAGEDDVAPREYRHGDDLRRVHWRSTARYGELMVRREEQHFQSSGTLFLDTRRSAHWGDGPSGSFEQAVSATASIGVHLVRTGMSLRYVTDGGEALPAGPSEGAFEGLLLDALAVARRSKGGSLSAGLAALRGHGAGREGDGLVVGVFGALSDEEARAVSAARRGTGTCVAVLLRGGPDDGTPQDGGTAAGLLRAGGWRVVTVRSAAELAGAWARAGKAGGDFVSGAAHD; this is encoded by the coding sequence GTGCGACGGGCGCTGGCCGGCCTCACCACACGCGGGCGGTCGTTCGTGGCCGCCGGGGCGACCGCGATCGTCTGCGCGGTGGCGCTCGGGGAGCGCGACCTGCTGCGCGCCGGGGTGCTCGTGCTGGCGCTCCCCCTGCTGTGCACGATCGCGGTGGCGCGGACGCGCTACCGGCTGGCCTGCGCGCGGCGGCTGGAGCCGGCGCGCCTGCCGGTCGGCCACGAGTCCCGCGTCGACCTGCGGCTGGAGAACGTGTCGCGGCTGCCGAGCGGGCTGCTGATGGTGGAGGACCGGGTCCCCTACGCGCTCGGCGGGCGGGCCCGCTTCGTGCTGGAGCGGATCGAGCCGCACGCGTTCCGTGAGCTCGGCTACCGGATCCGCTCGGACGTGCGCGGGCGCTTCCGGGTGGGGCCGCTGACCGTCCGGCTCGCCGACCCGTTCGGGATGGTGGAGCTGGTCCGCTCGTTCAGCCTGTCCGACACGCTCACGGTGACGCCGTCGATCGTGCCGCTGCCGCCGAGCCGGCTGTCGGGGGCGTGGACGGGCGGCGGCGACAGCGTGGCCCGCGCGGTCTCCGCCGCGGGCGAGGACGACGTGGCGCCGCGCGAGTACCGGCACGGCGACGACCTGCGCCGCGTGCACTGGCGGTCCACCGCCCGGTACGGGGAGCTGATGGTGCGGCGCGAGGAGCAGCACTTCCAGAGCAGCGGCACGCTCTTCCTCGACACCCGCCGCTCCGCGCACTGGGGCGACGGGCCGTCCGGCTCCTTCGAGCAGGCCGTCTCGGCGACCGCGTCGATCGGCGTGCACCTCGTCCGGACGGGGATGAGCCTGCGGTACGTCACCGACGGCGGGGAGGCGCTGCCGGCCGGGCCCTCCGAGGGCGCGTTCGAGGGGCTGCTGCTCGACGCGCTGGCCGTCGCCCGCCGGTCCAAGGGCGGCTCGCTGTCGGCGGGACTGGCCGCGCTGCGCGGGCACGGCGCGGGCCGGGAGGGCGACGGGCTGGTCGTCGGGGTGTTCGGCGCGCTGTCGGACGAGGAGGCCCGCGCGGTCTCCGCGGCCCGGCGCGGCACCGGCACCTGCGTCGCGGTCCTGCTCCGGGGCGGCCCCGACGACGGCACGCCGCAGGACGGCGGAACGGCCGCGGGGCTGCTGCGCGCGGGAGGCTGGCGGGTGGTGACCGTCCGGTCCGCGGCGGAGCTCGCCGGGGCGTGGGCGCGCGCAGGCAAGGCCGGCGGGGATTTCGTGTCAGGGGCGGCGCATGACTGA
- the efp gene encoding elongation factor P — translation MATTNDLKNGMTLNIDGQLWTVQEFQHVKPGKGGAFVRTKLKNVLSGKVVDKTFNAGTKVEVASVDKREMQYLYREGEDFIFMDTETYDQPHIPATVVGDAANYLLPEQNAVIAFNNENPLYVELPAAVVLEITETEPGLQGDRSTGGSKPATLETGAQIQVPLFITTGEKVKVDTRSGEYLGRA, via the coding sequence GTGGCGACGACGAACGACCTGAAGAACGGCATGACGCTGAACATCGACGGCCAGTTGTGGACCGTCCAGGAGTTCCAGCACGTCAAGCCCGGCAAGGGCGGCGCGTTCGTCCGCACCAAGCTCAAGAACGTGCTGTCGGGCAAGGTCGTCGACAAGACCTTCAACGCCGGCACCAAGGTCGAGGTGGCCAGCGTCGACAAGCGCGAGATGCAGTACCTCTACCGCGAGGGCGAGGACTTCATCTTCATGGACACCGAGACCTACGACCAGCCGCACATCCCCGCGACCGTCGTGGGCGACGCCGCGAACTACCTGCTCCCCGAGCAGAACGCCGTGATCGCCTTCAACAACGAGAACCCGCTGTACGTCGAGCTGCCCGCCGCCGTCGTGCTGGAGATCACCGAGACCGAGCCCGGCCTGCAGGGCGACCGCTCCACCGGCGGCAGCAAGCCCGCCACGCTGGAGACCGGCGCGCAGATCCAGGTCCCGCTGTTCATCACCACCGGCGAGAAGGTCAAGGTCGACACCCGCTCCGGCGAGTACCTCGGCCGCGCCTGA
- a CDS encoding transglutaminase TgpA family protein, with protein sequence MRVRMTVMAGLATLAGSLGLYPLFERTSWFWAGFGAVLAVSGGGLLARRLRTPAPVGLLFGLAALFLYLDLAFAGGEAWLGVVPSPESVRRLGELADEGWRAANRYAAPVPLVPGIAMLAAAGIGLVAVLVDLLAVRLRRAAPAGLPLLAMYSVPAAIREDGVGWLAFGIGAFGFLALLMADAREQVGGWGRTVTTRRSPREVPLAGAQPPPADPADRPDASALAASGRRIAAGTVAVAVLLPAAIPGLHPRGVFGVGGGSGPGTQTVTTPDPLVSLKRELTRLDDSTVLTYRSDAPESPGYLRLYALDRFDGDRWTYSPLKSSSKDRLTGERALPAPPGLTVAPSREVTTEVRVRPEVRNMTFLPVPYAPAKVSIKGDWRVHGPSLMIYSLRDSAGGRSYTVRSLVPQPTAGQLAASGPYPPEVVAHYTAVPKNVPPQVRKLAADITAGSTTALGQAVRLQRWFTLSGGFTYDLGAPAPQHGSDLVDFLLHSKRGYCEQFAAAMALMARILGIPSRVAMGYTPGSEVKPGEWVVRSRDAHAWPELYFEGSGWVRFEPTPSGAAGQGTALAPAYSQPAVSTGGGPDDEVTQAPDASSPDAGATAAPTGPRHRNDEGADAATGVQEGDDGGFSGAGWLLGALLALLLAAAPMTLRLLTRWRRWAAVRAASPAGTPSPPRRRPGPGSDPAGKAEPGPKRSPRPAEPAEPANGTRALDPAGVAHAAWQEMRADALDHGLEWRASDSPRAAARRLGELLEMDAPSVQALTRIARAEELARYSRTRAVEPADRLRADVRTVREAFAASVGRPARWRARLLPPSTVAQTRTALRTAGDRALDATARLNELPSRLRRR encoded by the coding sequence ATGAGAGTCCGGATGACGGTGATGGCCGGGCTGGCGACGCTCGCCGGCTCACTCGGGCTGTACCCGCTGTTCGAGAGGACGAGCTGGTTCTGGGCCGGGTTCGGCGCGGTGCTGGCCGTGTCCGGCGGCGGCCTGCTCGCGCGGCGCCTGCGCACGCCCGCTCCGGTCGGCCTGCTGTTCGGGCTCGCGGCGCTCTTCCTCTACCTCGACCTCGCGTTCGCCGGCGGCGAGGCGTGGCTCGGGGTCGTGCCGTCACCGGAGTCGGTGCGGCGCCTCGGCGAGCTGGCGGACGAGGGCTGGCGGGCGGCCAACCGGTACGCGGCGCCGGTCCCGCTCGTCCCCGGCATCGCGATGCTGGCCGCCGCGGGGATCGGCCTGGTCGCCGTCCTGGTGGACCTGCTGGCCGTGCGGCTGCGCCGCGCCGCGCCCGCCGGGCTGCCGCTGCTGGCCATGTACAGCGTGCCCGCGGCGATCCGCGAGGACGGCGTCGGCTGGCTGGCCTTCGGCATCGGCGCGTTCGGGTTCCTCGCCCTGCTCATGGCCGACGCCCGCGAGCAGGTCGGCGGCTGGGGCCGGACGGTCACGACGCGCCGCAGCCCCCGCGAGGTGCCGCTGGCGGGGGCGCAGCCACCGCCGGCGGACCCCGCGGACCGGCCCGACGCCTCGGCCCTGGCGGCCAGCGGCCGCCGGATCGCGGCCGGCACCGTCGCCGTCGCCGTGCTGCTGCCGGCGGCGATACCCGGCCTGCACCCGCGCGGCGTGTTCGGCGTGGGCGGCGGCTCCGGCCCGGGCACGCAGACCGTGACGACGCCCGACCCGCTGGTCAGCCTGAAGCGGGAGCTGACCCGGCTGGACGACTCGACCGTGCTGACCTACCGCAGCGACGCTCCGGAGAGCCCCGGCTACCTGCGTCTCTACGCCCTCGACCGGTTCGACGGCGACCGGTGGACCTACAGCCCGCTCAAGAGCAGCTCCAAGGACCGGCTGACCGGTGAGCGCGCCCTCCCCGCCCCGCCCGGGCTGACCGTCGCGCCCTCGCGCGAGGTGACGACCGAGGTGCGGGTGCGGCCGGAGGTCAGGAACATGACGTTCCTTCCGGTGCCGTACGCCCCCGCCAAGGTGTCGATCAAGGGCGACTGGCGGGTGCACGGCCCGTCGCTGATGATCTACTCGCTGCGCGACTCGGCGGGCGGGCGCTCCTACACCGTGCGGAGCCTGGTCCCGCAGCCGACCGCCGGGCAGCTCGCCGCCTCGGGGCCCTACCCGCCCGAGGTCGTCGCGCACTACACGGCGGTGCCCAAGAACGTCCCGCCGCAGGTCAGGAAGCTCGCCGCGGACATCACCGCCGGTTCGACGACCGCGCTCGGCCAGGCCGTCCGGCTCCAGCGCTGGTTCACCCTGTCCGGCGGCTTCACCTACGACCTGGGCGCGCCCGCGCCGCAGCACGGAAGCGACCTCGTCGACTTCCTGCTGCACAGCAAGCGCGGCTACTGCGAGCAGTTCGCCGCCGCGATGGCGCTGATGGCGCGGATCCTCGGGATCCCGTCGCGGGTCGCGATGGGCTACACGCCGGGCAGCGAGGTCAAGCCCGGCGAATGGGTGGTGCGGTCGCGCGACGCGCACGCCTGGCCCGAACTGTACTTCGAGGGCTCGGGATGGGTGCGCTTCGAGCCCACGCCGAGCGGCGCCGCCGGGCAGGGCACCGCCCTCGCCCCCGCGTACAGCCAGCCCGCGGTCAGCACCGGCGGCGGGCCCGACGACGAGGTCACGCAGGCGCCGGACGCCTCGTCCCCGGACGCGGGCGCGACCGCCGCGCCCACCGGCCCCCGGCACCGCAACGACGAGGGCGCGGACGCCGCGACCGGTGTCCAGGAAGGCGACGACGGCGGGTTCTCCGGCGCGGGATGGCTCCTCGGCGCCCTGCTGGCGCTGCTGCTGGCCGCCGCGCCGATGACGCTGCGGCTCCTCACCCGGTGGCGCCGCTGGGCGGCGGTCCGGGCCGCCTCGCCCGCCGGGACTCCGTCGCCCCCGCGGCGAAGGCCTGGACCCGGCTCCGACCCGGCCGGGAAGGCCGAGCCCGGGCCGAAGCGGTCGCCGCGTCCGGCGGAACCGGCGGAACCCGCGAACGGGACGCGGGCTCTCGACCCGGCCGGGGTGGCGCACGCCGCCTGGCAGGAGATGCGCGCGGACGCGCTCGACCACGGCCTGGAATGGCGGGCCAGCGACTCCCCGCGCGCCGCCGCCCGCCGGCTCGGCGAGCTGCTGGAGATGGACGCGCCGAGCGTCCAGGCCCTCACCCGGATCGCCCGCGCCGAGGAACTGGCGCGCTACTCGCGGACCCGCGCCGTCGAGCCCGCCGACCGGCTGCGCGCCGACGTGCGGACCGTCCGGGAGGCGTTCGCCGCGTCCGTGGGGCGCCCGGCCCGGTGGCGCGCCCGCCTCCTGCCGCCGTCGACGGTGGCGCAGACCCGCACCGCGCTCCGCACCGCCGGAGACCGCGCCCTCGACGCCACCGCCCGCCTGAACGAGCTACCGTCCCGCCTGCGCCGCAGGTAG
- a CDS encoding M24 family metallopeptidase, producing MGETHYARRRRLAALVADRGAAALLVTRLVNVRYLTGLDSSRAALLVPADGPAVLATDGRYAGMAAQVCPELPVVVDRQVAEALVRRAAEDGHGRVGFEAHDLTVEHHTALLGIERPGGAAAELVPLGHLVEELRMVKDEEEIGLLREACAVTDRAFEAVLPEIRAGVTERAVAIALERAMVDHGAEGPAFDSIIASGPNGAVPHHHPGGRELQRGDLVTMDFGALYGGYHADMTRTVAIGEPAAWQRDLYDLVHRAQAAALAAALPGAGTKDVDAAARDVIAEAGHGEAFTHGLGHGVGLEIHEAPLMGYDKTGKLMDRVPITAEPGVYLTGRGGVRIEDTLVVRAGGPELLTTTTKDLLVL from the coding sequence ATGGGGGAGACTCACTACGCGCGGCGCCGCCGGCTCGCCGCGCTCGTCGCCGACCGGGGCGCCGCCGCACTGCTGGTGACCCGCCTGGTCAACGTCCGCTACCTGACCGGCCTGGACAGCTCGCGGGCCGCGCTGCTCGTCCCGGCCGACGGCCCCGCCGTCCTCGCGACCGACGGCCGCTACGCCGGGATGGCCGCGCAGGTCTGCCCGGAGCTGCCCGTCGTCGTCGACCGCCAGGTTGCGGAGGCGCTGGTGAGGCGGGCGGCCGAGGACGGCCACGGCCGCGTCGGCTTCGAGGCCCACGACCTGACCGTCGAGCACCACACGGCCCTGCTCGGCATCGAGCGTCCCGGCGGCGCCGCCGCCGAACTCGTCCCGCTCGGCCATCTCGTCGAAGAACTGCGCATGGTGAAGGACGAGGAGGAGATCGGCCTGCTGCGCGAGGCGTGCGCCGTCACCGACCGCGCGTTCGAGGCCGTCCTGCCCGAGATCCGCGCGGGGGTCACCGAGCGCGCCGTCGCGATCGCCCTCGAACGGGCCATGGTGGACCACGGCGCCGAGGGCCCCGCGTTCGACTCGATCATCGCGTCCGGCCCCAACGGCGCCGTCCCGCACCACCATCCGGGCGGCCGCGAGCTCCAGCGCGGCGACCTCGTCACCATGGACTTCGGCGCCCTCTACGGCGGCTACCACGCCGACATGACCCGCACCGTCGCGATCGGCGAGCCCGCCGCCTGGCAGCGCGACCTCTACGACCTCGTCCACCGCGCCCAGGCGGCCGCGCTGGCCGCCGCGCTGCCCGGCGCCGGCACCAAGGACGTGGACGCCGCCGCCCGCGACGTCATCGCGGAGGCCGGGCACGGCGAGGCGTTCACCCACGGCCTCGGGCACGGCGTCGGCCTGGAGATCCACGAAGCGCCGCTCATGGGGTACGACAAGACCGGTAAGCTGATGGATCGGGTTCCGATCACCGCGGAGCCGGGGGTCTACCTCACGGGCCGGGGCGGGGTCCGCATCGAGGACACGCTGGTGGTCCGCGCGGGCGGGCCGGAGCTCCTCACCACAACGACCAAGGACCTGCTCGTCCTGTAG